A section of the Brevundimonas sp. AJA228-03 genome encodes:
- a CDS encoding DUF2336 domain-containing protein, with protein sequence MNALIRPQSPHPTDAGTLTSASHLLELARGRTTDDRRRLLLGIAALCDATPPGAEASPLLGDIFMIIARQAESDIRKALSESLASAEWAPPALIAMLALDEIEIARPVIAASPLLKDQDLLRVLLEATIEHQIEVARRPHISGRVADAIIDRGDPATLTALAGNRTAQVSEDALARLIEHSSRIAALRAPLTRHPRLNDALATQLYQWVGQALREAIGERFRVDETKLAAAVDTVIRPPLAEPRGIGNDDAVVDREEMERRLVAKLQSSGQLRAGFLIRAVRERRLSLFEHAMTALGGFTLDQVRAAMVRPGPDALFLMCAAVGIDRAVFPALLEEVRAMNDGRPGVSQSGEPGPMSLAPTAAARAFRSLMGHVGG encoded by the coding sequence GTGAACGCTTTGATCCGCCCGCAGTCCCCTCATCCGACCGATGCGGGGACGCTGACCTCGGCGTCGCACCTGCTGGAACTCGCCCGCGGCAGGACCACCGATGACCGTCGTCGTCTCCTGCTGGGCATCGCGGCCCTCTGCGACGCCACGCCGCCGGGAGCCGAGGCTTCGCCCCTGCTCGGCGACATCTTCATGATCATCGCGCGCCAGGCCGAGAGCGATATCCGCAAGGCCCTGTCCGAAAGCCTGGCCTCGGCCGAGTGGGCCCCGCCGGCCCTGATCGCCATGCTGGCCCTCGACGAAATCGAGATCGCGCGGCCCGTCATCGCCGCCAGCCCCCTCCTGAAAGATCAGGACCTTCTGCGCGTCCTGCTCGAAGCGACGATCGAACATCAGATCGAGGTCGCCCGTCGCCCGCATATCAGCGGCAGGGTCGCCGATGCCATCATCGACCGCGGCGACCCGGCCACCCTGACCGCGCTCGCCGGCAATCGCACCGCCCAGGTCAGCGAGGATGCCCTGGCGCGGCTGATCGAACACTCCAGCCGCATCGCCGCCCTGCGTGCGCCCCTGACACGTCACCCGCGCCTGAACGACGCCCTGGCCACACAACTGTATCAATGGGTCGGTCAGGCCCTGCGCGAGGCCATCGGCGAGCGCTTCCGGGTGGACGAGACCAAACTCGCCGCCGCCGTCGACACGGTCATCCGTCCACCCCTGGCCGAGCCCAGGGGCATCGGGAACGACGACGCCGTCGTCGACAGGGAAGAGATGGAGCGCCGCCTGGTCGCCAAGCTGCAAAGCTCCGGGCAACTGCGTGCCGGCTTCCTGATCCGCGCCGTCCGTGAAAGGCGCCTCAGCCTGTTCGAGCATGCGATGACCGCTCTCGGCGGTTTCACCCTTGACCAGGTGCGTGCCGCGATGGTGCGCCCCGGCCCCGATGCCCTGTTCCTGATGTGCGCGGCCGTCGGTATCGACCGGGCGGTCTTCCCCGCTCTGCTGGAGGAAGTCCGTGCGATGAACGACGGTCGGCCCGGCGTCAGCCAATCCGGCGAGCCCGGCCCCATGTCCCTGGCCCCCACCGCCGCAGCGCGAGCGTTCCGGTCGCTGATGGGCCACGTCGGCGGTTGA
- a CDS encoding efflux RND transporter permease subunit, with protein MLSDISVRRPVLAAVAAIVLCVIGAAAFFFLPVRELPDVDPPIVSVSTSYAGASAEVIENRITEPIEQQVAGIQGVERITSSSRDGRSNVTIEFALDRDIDVAASDVRDRVSRVQGRLPDQAQPPEVSKADSDSQPIMILFLRSSSMNRLELTDYADRYLLDRLATVPGVAQAQIYGEQRYAMRIWLDSDAMGARGLTVSDIESSLSAQNVELPAGALESTDKDYTVRVARTYARAQDFAQLPIGTTGSASIGSAGASGAVSTGSIPNGSGASGALQPRATYVTRLGDIARVEEAPAESRRLFRGNGLDQIGLAVTRQAQSNDLEISKGVTALVDEIRPSLPEGTELVVGSDNSVFTSHAIDEVWITIGISMALVALVNFIFLGSLRAALIPSIVAPICLLSTFIVLAPLGFSLNLLTLLALVLAVGLVVDDAIVVVENIQRRLDHGEPPLVAAERGTRQVFFAVVATTITLLSVFAPLLFLPGYVGRLFVELAAAIAAAVAFSAFLALSLSPMLASKILRPAAGSGWLARKVDWAMDGLKNSYADSLRMMVGKRVAVVGVSLLILLVGAGAATMFLTLPDELVPPEDRGRVQVRVQGPEGAGFDYTRKIVLGLEPILAEYKNGGEVESYLISSPGFGGGSFNSGNASLILKDWSERDRTADEIAQELNGKLRGQTGAQVNASVPGAFQRGGGGGGGGGSNSIEMIVTGSEYGEIYDWLQPVLAAAQENPGFSRPRLNYEPNAPRLLVEVDPEKAAALGVSSQEIGRTLETMFGSRRATTYIRGGQEYDVILQTDREDRSSLGDLETLYVGAGSGALVPLSSVVTTRTSGDTPDRRRLDRQRAITLSADLNPGTTIADAVAFMNMQIAEQPSGVVNIQYGGAARDQQEAGGAVTWAFALALLLVFLVLAAQFESWITPAVIMLTVPLAAAGGLFGLFMAGSSLNIYSQIGLIILIGIAAKNGILIVEFANQLRDQGRSITEAIIESASLRLRPIIMTSIATAFGALPLVLWQGAGAGSRQTIGVVIFTGAMFSTLLTLFVVPVIYGALARFTRSPEYTARKIEEWEAREATANDPVPAAAE; from the coding sequence ATGCTGTCCGACATTTCCGTCCGGCGGCCGGTGCTGGCGGCCGTGGCCGCCATCGTGCTGTGCGTGATCGGGGCGGCGGCCTTCTTCTTCCTGCCGGTGCGCGAACTGCCCGACGTCGATCCGCCGATCGTGTCGGTCTCCACCAGCTATGCGGGCGCTTCCGCAGAGGTGATCGAAAACCGGATCACCGAGCCGATCGAGCAGCAGGTCGCAGGGATCCAGGGCGTCGAGCGGATCACCTCGTCCAGTCGGGACGGCCGGTCCAACGTGACCATCGAGTTCGCCCTGGATCGCGATATCGACGTGGCCGCCTCGGACGTGCGCGACCGGGTCAGCCGGGTCCAGGGACGTCTGCCCGACCAGGCCCAGCCGCCGGAAGTCTCCAAGGCCGATTCCGACAGCCAGCCGATCATGATCCTGTTCCTGCGGTCGTCATCGATGAACCGGCTGGAGCTGACGGATTACGCCGACCGCTATCTGCTGGACCGGCTGGCGACCGTGCCGGGCGTGGCCCAGGCGCAGATCTATGGCGAGCAGCGCTATGCCATGCGCATCTGGCTGGACTCCGACGCCATGGGCGCGCGCGGCCTGACCGTCTCCGACATCGAGAGTTCGCTGAGCGCCCAGAATGTGGAGTTGCCGGCCGGGGCTCTGGAGTCGACCGACAAGGATTACACCGTCCGGGTGGCCCGCACCTATGCGCGCGCCCAGGACTTCGCCCAGTTGCCGATCGGCACGACCGGCTCGGCCTCGATCGGTTCGGCGGGTGCCTCCGGCGCGGTCTCCACCGGGTCGATCCCCAACGGATCGGGAGCCAGCGGCGCGTTGCAGCCTCGCGCCACCTATGTGACCCGTCTGGGCGACATCGCCCGGGTCGAGGAGGCCCCGGCCGAATCGCGGCGCCTGTTCCGCGGTAACGGCCTGGACCAGATCGGTCTGGCCGTGACGCGTCAGGCCCAGTCGAACGACCTTGAAATCTCCAAGGGGGTCACCGCGCTCGTCGACGAAATCCGGCCGAGCCTGCCCGAGGGCACGGAACTGGTCGTGGGGTCCGACAACTCGGTCTTCACCTCGCATGCCATCGACGAGGTCTGGATCACCATCGGCATTTCCATGGCGCTGGTCGCCCTGGTGAACTTCATCTTCCTCGGCAGCCTGCGCGCGGCGCTGATCCCGTCGATCGTGGCACCGATCTGCCTGTTGTCGACCTTCATCGTCCTCGCCCCGCTGGGTTTCTCCCTGAACCTCCTGACCCTGCTGGCCCTGGTTCTGGCCGTCGGCCTGGTGGTCGATGATGCCATTGTGGTGGTCGAGAACATCCAGCGCAGGCTGGATCACGGGGAACCCCCTCTGGTCGCGGCCGAGCGCGGGACGCGCCAGGTGTTCTTCGCCGTTGTCGCCACGACCATTACCCTGCTGTCGGTGTTCGCGCCGCTGCTGTTCCTGCCGGGGTACGTCGGACGGCTGTTCGTGGAGCTGGCGGCGGCCATCGCGGCGGCAGTGGCCTTCTCGGCCTTTCTCGCGCTCAGCCTGTCGCCGATGCTGGCGTCCAAAATCCTGCGGCCCGCCGCCGGGTCCGGCTGGTTGGCGCGCAAGGTCGACTGGGCGATGGACGGGCTGAAGAACTCCTATGCCGACTCGCTGAGGATGATGGTCGGCAAGCGGGTCGCGGTGGTCGGCGTATCCTTGCTGATCCTGCTGGTCGGTGCGGGGGCTGCGACCATGTTCCTGACCCTGCCCGACGAACTGGTGCCGCCGGAGGATCGCGGCCGGGTCCAGGTGCGTGTGCAGGGGCCGGAAGGGGCCGGCTTCGACTACACCCGCAAGATCGTGCTGGGGCTGGAACCCATCCTGGCCGAGTACAAGAACGGCGGAGAGGTCGAGAGCTATCTGATCTCGTCGCCCGGCTTCGGCGGCGGCAGCTTCAACTCCGGCAATGCGTCCCTGATCCTGAAGGACTGGTCCGAGCGGGACCGGACAGCCGATGAGATCGCCCAGGAGCTGAACGGCAAGCTGCGCGGCCAGACGGGGGCCCAGGTCAACGCCTCGGTCCCCGGCGCCTTCCAGCGCGGCGGTGGCGGTGGCGGGGGCGGCGGTTCCAACTCGATCGAGATGATCGTCACCGGGTCCGAATATGGCGAGATCTACGACTGGCTGCAGCCCGTGCTGGCGGCGGCGCAGGAAAATCCCGGCTTCTCGCGGCCGCGCCTGAACTATGAGCCGAACGCCCCGCGCCTGCTGGTCGAGGTCGATCCCGAAAAGGCAGCGGCCCTGGGCGTGTCCTCACAGGAGATCGGCCGGACCCTGGAGACGATGTTCGGATCGCGACGGGCCACGACCTATATCCGTGGCGGCCAGGAATACGACGTCATCCTGCAGACGGATCGGGAGGACCGGTCGTCTCTGGGCGATCTGGAAACCCTGTACGTCGGCGCCGGCTCGGGCGCGCTGGTGCCGCTGTCGTCCGTGGTCACGACCCGGACATCCGGCGATACGCCGGATCGTCGGCGACTGGATCGCCAGCGCGCCATCACCCTGTCGGCCGACCTGAACCCCGGCACCACCATCGCCGATGCCGTCGCCTTCATGAACATGCAGATCGCGGAGCAGCCGAGCGGCGTGGTCAATATCCAGTATGGTGGCGCGGCGCGCGACCAGCAGGAGGCGGGCGGAGCCGTGACCTGGGCCTTTGCCCTGGCGCTGCTGCTGGTCTTCCTGGTGCTGGCGGCCCAGTTCGAAAGCTGGATCACGCCGGCGGTCATCATGCTGACGGTGCCCCTGGCGGCGGCGGGCGGGCTGTTCGGCCTGTTCATGGCCGGGTCCAGCCTGAACATCTATTCCCAGATCGGCCTGATCATCCTGATCGGGATCGCCGCCAAGAACGGCATTCTGATCGTGGAGTTCGCCAACCAGCTGCGCGACCAGGGACGGTCGATCACCGAGGCGATCATCGAGAGCGCGTCCCTGCGGCTGCGCCCGATCATCATGACCTCGATCGCGACCGCATTCGGTGCCCTGCCTCTGGTACTGTGGCAGGGAGCGGGTGCGGGCAGTCGCCAGACCATCGGCGTGGTGATCTTCACAGGCGCGATGTTCTCCACCCTGCTGACCCTGTTCGTGGTGCCGGTGATCTACGGCGCCCTGGCCCGCTTCACCCGGTCGCCTGAATACACGGCCCGCAAGATCGAGGAGTGGGAAGCGCGGGAGGCGACCGCCAACGATCCGGTTCCGGCGGCGGCGGAATAG
- a CDS encoding TonB family protein: MGPVINTATPPGPPVIPSPRWVGRPNADQLARAYPGRAIPQSVSGSARLSCLVQANGSVTDCSVVSETPGGFGFGHAALGRTRYFRMNPRTVDGQAEDGARVNIGLRFNLPED; this comes from the coding sequence ATGGGACCGGTCATCAACACGGCCACGCCGCCCGGCCCGCCGGTCATCCCCTCACCCCGCTGGGTCGGTCGGCCGAACGCCGACCAGTTGGCCCGCGCCTATCCCGGCCGGGCGATCCCGCAGTCGGTGTCGGGTTCGGCGCGGCTCAGCTGCCTGGTCCAGGCCAATGGCTCGGTCACGGACTGCAGCGTCGTGTCCGAGACACCCGGCGGCTTTGGCTTCGGCCACGCGGCGCTGGGGCGGACGCGCTATTTCCGCATGAACCCGCGCACCGTGGACGGTCAGGCGGAGGACGGGGCCCGCGTCAACATTGGCCTGCGGTTCAATCTGCCGGAGGACTGA
- a CDS encoding NAD kinase produces MNAPSSPPRLAFCASDRPEALEARERLSTLYGSTPEAEADVIVALGGDGFMLETLHANMTRRTPVYGMNRGSVGFLMNDYEEDALLDRISAAGRAVIHPLQMDAWTESGAVHTGLAINEVSLLRQTRQSAKLRISVDGKVRLEELSCDGCMVATPAGSTAYNLSAHGPIIPLDARMLALTPISAFRPRRWRGALLPHSARVEFEVLEADKRPVSAVADSLEIRRVVKVAIKERRDVALTMLFDAGRSFEERVLAEQFTA; encoded by the coding sequence GTGAACGCTCCCTCTTCACCGCCCCGGTTGGCCTTCTGCGCCAGCGATCGACCCGAGGCCCTGGAAGCCCGCGAGCGGCTGTCCACCCTCTATGGTTCGACGCCTGAAGCCGAGGCGGATGTCATCGTCGCCCTGGGCGGCGACGGCTTCATGCTGGAGACTCTGCACGCCAACATGACGCGCCGGACGCCCGTCTATGGCATGAACCGCGGCTCGGTCGGCTTCCTGATGAATGACTATGAGGAAGACGCTCTGCTGGACCGGATTTCCGCCGCCGGGCGCGCCGTCATACATCCGCTGCAGATGGACGCCTGGACCGAGAGCGGCGCGGTCCACACCGGCCTGGCCATCAACGAGGTCTCCCTGCTGCGCCAGACCCGTCAATCGGCCAAGCTTCGTATCAGCGTCGATGGCAAGGTGCGGCTGGAGGAACTGTCCTGCGACGGCTGCATGGTCGCCACGCCCGCCGGATCGACCGCCTACAACCTGTCGGCCCACGGTCCGATCATTCCGCTGGATGCCCGGATGCTGGCCCTGACGCCCATCAGCGCCTTTCGCCCCCGGCGATGGCGGGGGGCCCTGCTGCCGCATAGCGCCCGGGTCGAGTTCGAGGTGCTGGAGGCGGACAAGCGACCGGTCAGCGCCGTGGCCGACAGTCTGGAAATCCGTCGCGTGGTAAAGGTCGCGATCAAGGAACGGCGCGACGTCGCCCTCACCATGCTGTTCGATGCCGGGCGATCGTTCGAGGAGCGCGTCCTGGCGGAACAGTTCACCGCCTGA
- a CDS encoding Hpt domain-containing protein encodes MSNPAQITRPPNTLLAKVGGGFSGINAEAIAKAEEALKAMSGQFGQWLQDEISKLDNAQAAIRDNGYTSKTAEDLYFRAHDLKGLGSTYQYPLVTRLAGSLCKLMDDPIRRMDASLVLIDAHIDAIRAVVRDQIQTDDHPTGRALSETLEARVAAHRAE; translated from the coding sequence ATGAGCAACCCGGCTCAGATTACCCGCCCGCCCAACACGCTGCTCGCCAAGGTCGGCGGCGGCTTCAGCGGCATCAACGCCGAAGCCATTGCCAAGGCCGAAGAGGCCCTGAAGGCGATGTCGGGCCAGTTCGGCCAGTGGCTGCAGGACGAGATCTCCAAGCTGGACAACGCCCAGGCCGCGATCCGCGACAACGGTTACACCAGCAAGACTGCCGAAGACCTGTACTTCAGAGCGCACGATCTGAAGGGTCTGGGTTCCACCTATCAGTATCCGCTGGTCACACGCCTGGCCGGATCTCTGTGCAAGCTGATGGACGATCCGATTCGGCGAATGGACGCATCCCTGGTGCTGATCGACGCCCACATCGACGCCATACGTGCCGTCGTCCGCGACCAGATTCAGACCGACGATCACCCCACGGGCCGCGCCCTGTCTGAAACGCTCGAAGCCCGGGTTGCGGCGCACCGCGCGGAGTAA
- a CDS encoding DUF2336 domain-containing protein — protein sequence MTAHRARLTEFDIRRLIKATDEDERASAAHKLCRSIDRIDLEDADREAAQKIIRVMANDSAELVRRALAVTLKSSDLIPHDVARLLAADVDSIALAMIGFSPVFTDDDLIEIVKAGSALRQVAVAARPRVSRDVADVLSADGCEQAVRTLASNDNADLSESAMGRIIDRFGSAPEVVAALAYRQVLPLDITERLVALASEAVRHHLVMRHAVAPETAIRLSTFARERATVDLIDQAATTADIATFVSQLNSRRALTGSLLLRALARGQMTLFEHGLAELASTPHERAWLMVHDAGPLGLKAIYDRAGLPPRLFLAFRVGVDTWRQLTAEGIDTTGEAFRQQMLERFLTQRPNASRDDLAYLMERLDQPAETPLRLMAANAA from the coding sequence ATGACCGCCCATCGCGCCCGTCTGACCGAGTTCGACATCCGACGCCTGATCAAGGCGACGGACGAGGACGAGCGCGCCTCCGCCGCGCACAAGCTGTGTCGCAGCATCGACCGGATCGACCTCGAAGACGCGGATCGGGAAGCCGCACAGAAGATCATACGGGTGATGGCCAACGATTCGGCCGAGCTGGTGCGGCGTGCCCTGGCGGTGACGCTGAAGAGCTCCGACCTGATTCCCCACGATGTGGCACGGCTGCTGGCGGCGGACGTGGATTCCATCGCCCTCGCGATGATCGGATTCTCTCCCGTCTTCACAGATGACGACCTGATCGAGATCGTGAAGGCCGGATCGGCCTTGCGGCAGGTGGCGGTGGCGGCGCGGCCCCGCGTGTCGCGCGACGTGGCCGACGTTCTGAGCGCTGATGGCTGCGAACAGGCGGTGCGGACCCTGGCCTCGAACGACAATGCCGACCTGTCCGAAAGCGCCATGGGCAGGATCATCGACCGGTTCGGTTCGGCCCCCGAGGTGGTGGCCGCCCTGGCCTATCGCCAGGTCCTGCCGCTGGATATCACGGAGCGGCTGGTGGCCCTGGCCAGCGAGGCTGTGCGCCATCATCTGGTCATGCGCCACGCGGTGGCACCCGAGACCGCCATTCGCCTGTCGACCTTCGCGCGCGAGCGGGCGACCGTCGACCTGATCGATCAGGCAGCGACGACAGCGGATATCGCCACCTTCGTCAGCCAGTTGAATTCGAGGCGTGCCCTGACCGGTTCATTGCTGCTGCGGGCTCTCGCGCGCGGCCAGATGACCCTGTTCGAGCACGGCCTGGCCGAATTGGCCTCGACCCCGCATGAGCGCGCCTGGCTGATGGTGCACGATGCGGGTCCGCTGGGACTGAAAGCCATCTACGACCGCGCCGGCCTGCCGCCGCGTCTGTTCCTGGCGTTCCGGGTGGGGGTCGATACGTGGCGTCAGCTGACGGCGGAAGGCATCGACACGACCGGCGAGGCCTTCCGCCAACAGATGCTTGAACGGTTCCTGACCCAGCGGCCGAACGCGTCGCGTGACGATCTGGCCTATCTGATGGAGCGGCTGGACCAACCGGCGGAGACGCCGCTGCGGTTGATGGCGGCGAACGCGGCCTGA
- a CDS encoding efflux RND transporter periplasmic adaptor subunit: MIKRHFFLVAAAVVLGLMIVAAVMRMAFAGDEAGAGGPGGGGRGGGRGQAVEAAVVAQRPFSDQINVLGVARGRRSVNVTSNTSELITGVLFTDGQRVAAGTPLVQLQAREEDAGIIQARANVLQAEREYERFRVLAERGIAPRVTAELAQTTLDTARASLSAAEARRGDRVIRAPFAGTLGLSTVTAGTLISPGAVITTLDDITVIRVDFPVPERYIGVLRPGLSITATADAYGNEPFSGRIALVDTRINETTRAVTARAEFPNPGGRIRPGMLMRVAIQQGQRTTPAVPEAAVQYEGDGAFVYRIAAGDKGSTAQRVEVETGAVEGGYVEIVSGLNANDRVVAGGLNRIQPNAPVTVRGAGEARRAGAAAPTTAAQPQAAVR, translated from the coding sequence GTGATCAAGCGTCATTTCTTTCTCGTCGCCGCGGCCGTGGTCCTGGGCCTGATGATCGTGGCCGCCGTCATGCGCATGGCCTTTGCCGGTGACGAGGCGGGCGCGGGCGGCCCGGGCGGCGGCGGTCGCGGGGGCGGCAGGGGGCAGGCGGTCGAGGCGGCCGTCGTCGCCCAGCGCCCCTTCAGCGACCAGATCAATGTGCTGGGCGTCGCGCGCGGGCGGCGGTCGGTCAATGTCACCTCCAACACCTCTGAACTGATCACCGGGGTGCTGTTCACGGATGGGCAGCGGGTCGCGGCGGGAACCCCCCTGGTTCAGCTTCAGGCGCGGGAGGAGGACGCCGGCATCATTCAGGCCCGGGCCAATGTCCTTCAGGCCGAACGGGAGTACGAACGGTTCCGGGTCCTGGCAGAGCGCGGGATCGCGCCGCGCGTGACGGCCGAGCTGGCCCAGACGACGCTGGACACGGCGCGGGCCTCGTTGTCGGCGGCTGAGGCGCGGCGCGGCGACCGGGTCATCCGTGCGCCCTTCGCCGGGACCCTGGGCCTGTCGACGGTGACGGCGGGCACGCTGATCAGCCCCGGCGCGGTCATCACCACCCTGGACGACATCACCGTAATCCGCGTCGATTTCCCGGTGCCGGAACGCTACATCGGCGTGCTGCGCCCGGGTCTGTCGATCACGGCGACGGCGGACGCCTATGGCAACGAGCCGTTCTCGGGCCGAATCGCCCTGGTGGATACCCGGATCAACGAGACGACCCGCGCCGTCACGGCTCGCGCCGAGTTCCCCAATCCGGGCGGACGCATTCGACCGGGCATGCTGATGCGTGTCGCCATCCAGCAGGGTCAGCGCACCACGCCGGCGGTGCCCGAGGCGGCGGTCCAGTATGAAGGCGACGGAGCCTTCGTCTATCGCATCGCGGCGGGCGACAAGGGATCGACCGCCCAGCGCGTCGAAGTCGAGACCGGGGCCGTCGAGGGGGGGTATGTCGAAATCGTCTCCGGCCTGAACGCCAACGATCGGGTCGTCGCGGGCGGCCTCAACCGCATCCAGCCCAATGCGCCGGTGACGGTCCGCGGTGCGGGCGAAGCCCGGCGTGCCGGGGCGGCCGCTCCGACGACAGCCGCGCAGCCGCAGGCGGCCGTGCGATGA
- a CDS encoding transglycosylase SLT domain-containing protein translates to MSVRAIPASGGVEAAIRRAASATGVDFDFLMKTARRESAFNPNAKAPTSSASGLFQFIEQTWLATVKQHGAQHGYGQYADLIHRGSDGRWRVDGSARNMVLDLRFDPQAASTMAAELTASNAAYLRGRTGREPGAGDLYAAHFLGPAGAAQIMEAMQTRPGASAAAMFPQAAAANRSIFYRDGRAATVAEVHANLQSTAGEGAPALGSGGPGLPALDEKDMAIAARMDRLKQDQGLLALLLGQEGDQKAGAFTKAFGSGSESTSGSGW, encoded by the coding sequence ATGAGCGTCAGAGCGATTCCAGCATCGGGTGGGGTGGAGGCGGCGATCCGTCGTGCCGCCAGCGCCACCGGGGTCGATTTCGACTTCCTGATGAAGACCGCCCGCCGCGAGAGCGCCTTCAATCCCAATGCCAAGGCCCCGACCTCCTCGGCCTCGGGCCTGTTCCAGTTCATCGAGCAGACCTGGCTGGCGACCGTCAAGCAGCACGGGGCACAGCACGGATACGGCCAGTATGCCGATCTGATCCATCGGGGCTCCGACGGACGCTGGCGGGTGGACGGGTCGGCGCGCAATATGGTGCTGGATCTGAGGTTCGATCCGCAGGCCGCCTCGACCATGGCGGCCGAGCTGACGGCCTCGAACGCCGCCTATCTTCGCGGGCGGACCGGCCGTGAGCCGGGTGCCGGTGACCTGTATGCGGCGCACTTTCTGGGGCCGGCGGGGGCCGCCCAGATCATGGAGGCCATGCAGACCCGGCCGGGCGCCAGTGCGGCGGCCATGTTCCCGCAGGCGGCAGCGGCCAATCGCTCGATCTTCTATCGCGACGGGAGAGCGGCCACGGTGGCCGAGGTTCATGCCAACCTGCAAAGCACGGCAGGCGAGGGCGCTCCGGCCCTGGGGTCGGGCGGCCCCGGCTTGCCCGCGCTGGACGAAAAGGACATGGCCATTGCGGCGCGGATGGACCGGCTGAAACAGGATCAGGGTCTGCTGGCGCTGCTGCTGGGACAGGAAGGCGACCAGAAGGCCGGTGCTTTCACCAAGGCTTTCGGATCAGGGTCTGAATCGACCTCCGGGAGCGGGTGGTAA
- a CDS encoding class II aldolase/adducin family protein, with the protein MADGAAQTLKSRVSAGEWQARVDLAALYRLVALHGWDDMIFTHISARVPGPEHHFLINPYGYYFEEITASSLVKVDLEGKIVQETQSFINPAGFTIHSAIHAAREDAHFVIHLHTVAGVGVAAQAEGLLPIGQNACLLQPQVAYHGYEGLALNHDERERLVADLGDKPLMLLRNHGTLAVGQTAAAAWVGMFFLERACAQQIAALSGGREHVLMAPEAAQAETREQGKGIGFVSGLAWPGALRLLDRKSPGYDA; encoded by the coding sequence ATGGCCGACGGTGCCGCACAAACCCTCAAGTCGCGTGTCTCGGCCGGGGAATGGCAGGCTCGGGTCGACCTGGCCGCGCTGTACCGGCTGGTCGCCCTGCATGGCTGGGACGACATGATCTTCACCCACATCTCCGCCCGCGTGCCGGGGCCGGAGCATCATTTCCTGATCAACCCCTACGGCTACTATTTCGAGGAAATCACCGCCTCGTCCCTGGTGAAGGTCGATCTGGAGGGCAAGATCGTCCAGGAGACGCAGAGCTTCATCAATCCCGCGGGCTTCACGATCCATTCGGCCATCCACGCCGCGCGCGAGGACGCGCATTTCGTCATCCATCTGCACACGGTGGCGGGCGTGGGGGTTGCGGCCCAGGCGGAGGGGCTGTTGCCGATCGGACAGAACGCCTGCCTGCTGCAGCCCCAGGTCGCCTATCATGGCTATGAGGGACTGGCTCTGAACCACGACGAGCGGGAGCGGCTGGTGGCGGATCTGGGGGACAAGCCGCTGATGCTGCTCCGCAACCACGGAACGCTGGCGGTGGGTCAGACGGCGGCGGCGGCCTGGGTCGGGATGTTCTTTCTGGAACGGGCCTGCGCCCAGCAGATCGCCGCGCTGTCCGGCGGCCGCGAGCATGTGCTGATGGCCCCCGAAGCCGCACAGGCCGAGACCCGGGAACAGGGCAAGGGGATCGGCTTCGTCTCCGGCCTGGCGTGGCCGGGGGCCCTGCGCCTGCTGGACCGGAAGTCGCCCGGCTACGACGCCTGA